Proteins found in one Balaenoptera acutorostrata chromosome 17, mBalAcu1.1, whole genome shotgun sequence genomic segment:
- the PCMTD1 gene encoding protein-L-isoaspartate O-methyltransferase domain-containing protein 1 isoform X4 yields the protein MKILLKVGGILVMPIEDQLTQIMRTGQNTWESKNILAVSFAPLVQPSKNDNGKPDSVGLPPCAVRNLQDLARIYIRRTLRNFINDEMQAKGISQRAPPKRKRKRVKQRINTYVFVGNQLIPQPLDSEEDEKMEEDEEGEERERGETQKLEEPPQNLLREKIMRLPLPESLKAYLTYFREK from the exons ATGAAGATCCTGCTGAAGGTCGGGGGCATCCTCGTGATGCCTATAGAAGACCAG TTAACACAAATTATGCGAACTGGACAGAACACTTGGGAAAGTAAAAACATCCTTGCTGTGTCATTTGCCCCACTTGTGCAGCCGAGCAAGAATGACAATGGCAAACCAGATTCTGTGGGCCTCC CCCCCTGTGCTGTCAGGAATCTGCAGGACTTGGCTCGTATTTACATTCGACGCACACTTAGAAATTTCATAAATGATGAGATGCAGGCCAAGGGGATTTCTCAGAGGGCTCCGcccaaaaggaagaggaagagggtcaAGCAGAGGATTAACACTTACGTCTTCGTGGGGAATCAGCTCATTCCTCAGCCTCTAGACAGTGAGGAGGatgagaagatggaggaagatgaagagggggaggagagagagcgcGGCGAAACTCAGAAGCTGGAGGAGCCGCCCCAGAACCTGCTGCGGGAGAAGATCATGAGGCTCCCCCTGCCCGAGTCTCTGAAAGCTTACTTGACGTATTTTCGGGAAAAATAG